A window of the Brassica napus cultivar Da-Ae chromosome C5, Da-Ae, whole genome shotgun sequence genome harbors these coding sequences:
- the LOC106447236 gene encoding translation initiation factor IF-2, chloroplastic, producing the protein MTSMLVLVGTVPSLVSLASAGASVSGASSSDASYALVKRVSLSRRSVKGRSKRWLCRYSVSSSATTSTTDFIAEANSNNNSVSIDSNSFKASKEGDDTSEIVLKQAPKPVLKPPVARVEKGGSGASSSAPWSKELSNGAKFDGEDERNKVIESLGEVLDKAESLEIPKPSSKEGGEGVKPSQPSGNGSGSKNGTFASGGGTRKTKTMKSVWRKGDAVAAVEKVVKEEPKIDSRGPPQPPLRPQPPLRPQPQLQGRPMVAPPPVKKPILKDLGMSSKPSGPILKDVGMASKPPASEEVVDSSNKSKERKPILVDKFASKKKSADPAASQAVLAPTKPGKGPPSSKFRVEHRNKRNASANPRRRMAAQDDADEDASELNVSIPGSGRKGRKWSKASRKAARLQAARDAAPVKAEILEVEEEGMSIEDLAYNLAIGEGDILGYLYSKGIRPDGVQTLDREMVRMICRDYDVEVLDADSVQVEEMAKKKENFDEEDLDKLEDRPPVITIMGHVDHGKTTLLDYIRKSKVAASEAGGITQGIGAYKVSVPVDGKVQSCVFLDTPGHEAFGAMRARGARVTDIAIIVVAADDGIRPQTNEAIAHAKAAGVPIVIAINKIDKDGASPERVMQELSSIGLMPEDWGGDVPMVQISALKGENIDDLLETVMLVAELQELKANPRRNAKGIVIEAGLDKAKGPFATFIVQKGTLKRGDVVVCGEAFGKVRALFDHSGERVDEAGPSIPVQVIGLNNVPIAGDEFEIVSSLDVAREMAEARAVSLRDERISAKAGDGKVTLSSLASAVSAKKMSGLDLHQLNIILKVDVQGSIEAVRQALQVLPQENVTLKFLLQATGDVSNSDVDLASASEAIIFGFNVKASGSVKKAAENKGVEIRLYRVIYELIDDVRNAMEGLLESVEEQIPIGSAEVRATFSSGSGRVAGCMVNEGKFVKDCGIKVIRKGKTVHVGVLDSLKRVKENVKEVGAGLECGIGMDDYDDWIEGDTIEAFNAVQKRRTLEEASASMSAAIEEAGV; encoded by the exons ATGACGTCGATGCTGGTTCTCGTTGGCACAGTGCCGTCGTTGGTTTCTCTGGCTAGTGCTGGTGCAAGTGTTTCCGGAGCGAGTTCGTCGGATGCATCGTACGCATTAGTAAAGAGGGTTTCTTTGTCAAGGAGAAGCGTCAAAGGAAGAAGTAAGAGATGGTTGTGTAGATATTCCGTTTCGTCTTCAGCTACTACTAGTACTACTGACTTCATCGCTGAGGCAAACAGCAACAACAACTCAGTTTCTATAGACTCTAACTCTTTTAAAGCAAGTAAAGAAGGGGATGATACTAGCGAGATCGTGCTCAAGCAGGCTCCTAAACCTGTGTTGAAACCCCCTGTGGCAAGAGTGGAAAAGGGTGGTTCCGGGGCGAGTTCTTCTGCTCCTTGGAGTAAGGAGTTGTCAAACGGGGCCAAGTTTGATGGAGAAGATGAGAGGAATAAGGTTATTGAATCTCTTGGCGAAGTGTTGGATAAAGCCGAGAGTTTAGAGATTCCAAAACCGAGTAGCAAAGAAGGCGGCGAGGGTGTTAAACCGTCACAGCCTAGTGGCAACGGTAGTGGCTCCAAAAACGGAACCTTTGCGAGTGGTGGAGGGACAAGGAAGACCAAAACGATGAAGAGCGTGTGGCGTAAGGGAGATGCTGTTGCAGCTGTGGAAAAAGTTGTCAAGGAAGAACCTAAAATTGATAGTAGGGGACCACCTCAGCCACCTTTAAGACCTCAACCACCTTTAAGACCCCAGCCACAGCTTCAAGGGAGGCCTATGGTAGCTCCACCACCTGTGAAGAAACCCATTTTAAAAGATCTTGGTATGTCATCAAAACCGTCAGGTCCCATCTTAAAAGATGTTGGTATGGCATCAAAGCCTCCAGCTTCCGAAGAGGTTGTTGATTCCAGCAACAAAAGTAAAGAGAGGAAGCCTATATTGGTTGATAAGTTTGCTTCCAAGAAAAAAAGTGCTGACCCTGCAGCCTCTCAAGCTGTGTTAGCTCCTACTAAGCCTGGAAAAGGTCCCCCTTCTAGCAAGTTCAGAGTTGAGCACCGTAATAAAAGAAACGCATCAGCTAATCCAAGGAGGAGAATGGCTGCTCAAGACGACGCGGACGAAGATGCGTCGGAGTTAAACGTCTCCATTCCTGGATCAGGTAGGAAAGGGAGGAAGTGGAGTAAAGCTAGTAGGAAGGCTGCGAGACTCCAGGCTGCAAGGGATGCGGCGCCTGTTAAAGCTGAGATCTTAGAGGTTGAGGAAGAAGGCATGTCTATAGAGGATTTGGCTTACAACTTGGCCATCGGTGAAGGTGACATCCTTGGGTATCTATACTCGAAAGGGATTAGGCCTGATGGTGTGCAGACTTTGGATAGAGAGATGGTGAGGATGATTTGTAGAGATTATGATGTCGAGGTCCTTGATGCTGATTCAGTTCAAGTTGAAGAAatggcaaagaagaaggaaaatttTGATGAAGAAGATTTGGACAAGTTAGAAGACAGGCCTCCTGTTATCACCATTATGGGTCATGTCGACCACGGAAAG ACCACTCTTCTGGACTATATCAGGAAAAGCAAG GTTGCAGCTTCAGAAGCAGGGGGGATTACACAAGGAATTGGTGCATATAAGGTGTCAGTTCCTGTTGATGGGAAGGTTCAGTCATGCGTTTTCCTTGATACTCCTGGACACGAG GCATTTGGGGCAATGAGAGCTCGTGGAGCGCGGGTCACTGACATCGCAATCATTGTGGTTGCTGCTGATGATGGAATCCGTCCTCAAACAAACGAAGCAATAGCTCACGCAAAGGCTGCTGGTGTCCCTATAGTCATAGCTATTAATAAG ATAGATAAAGACGGAGCTAGTCCAGAGAGAGTGATGCAAGAGCTTTCTTCAATTGGTTTGATGCCTGAAGATTGGGGCGGTGATGTTCCAATGGTTCAG ATCAGTGCGTTGAAAGGGGAGAATATCGATGATCTGTTGGAAACTGTCATGCTTGTTGCAGAG CTACAAGAGTTGAAAGCAAATCCACGCAGAAATGCCAAGGGCATTGTTATTGAGGCTGGACTTGATAAAGCGAAAGGACCATTTGCCACATTCATTGTTCAGAAGGGAACTTTGAAAAGAGGGGATGTTGTTGTTTGTGGAGAAGCTTTCGGAAAG GTACGAGCTTTATTTGATCACAGCGGGGAACGAGTTGATGAAGCTGGACCCTCCATTCCTGTACAG GTGATTGGTTTAAACAATGTACCCATTGCTGGTGATGAGTTTGAGATAGTCTCTTCCCTTGATGTGGCGCGTGAGATGGCAGAGGCACGTGCTGTATCACTACGAGATGAAAGAATATCTGCAAAGGCTGGGGATGGAAAAGTCACGCTTTCATCCTTAGCTTCTGCTGTATCAGCGAAAAAGATGTCAGGCTTAGATTTGCATCAGCTTAATATCATCTTGAAGGTCGATGTACAG GGATCGATTGAAGCTGTCAGACAAGCTCTGCAAGTCCTTCCCCAAGAGAACGTGACATTGAAGTTTTTGCTACAAGCGACAGGGGATGTGAGCAACAGTGATGTTGATCTAGCGTCAGCGAGTGAAGCCATCATTTTTGGATTTAATGTCAAAGCATCTGGCTCCGTTAAAAAAGCTGCAGAAAACAAAGGTGTTGAAATCCGACTGTACAGAGTTATCTATGAGCTTATTGACGATGTACGAAACGCTATGGAAGGACTTCTTGAATCTGTTGAG GAACAAATCCCAATAGGGTCAGCAGAAGTTCGAGCTACTTTCAGCAGTGGAAGCGGCCGTGTGGCTGGATGCATGGTGAATGAAGGCAAGTTTGTCAAAGACTGTGGCATCAAGGTTATCAGGAAGGGTAAAACTGTCCATGTCGGTGTCCTTGATTCTCTAAAACGTGTCAAAGAAAATGTGAAAGAG GTGGGTGCTGGATTAGAATGTGGTATTGGTATGGATGACTATGATGATTGGATTGAAGGAGACACCATCGAGGCCTTTAACGCTGTTCAAAAGAGGAGAACGCTAGAAGAAGCATCTGCTTCAATGTCTGCTGCAATTGAAGAGGCTGGAGTTTGA